From Solanum lycopersicum chromosome 8, SLM_r2.1, the proteins below share one genomic window:
- the LOC138338057 gene encoding uncharacterized protein: MTGSAKQWWRDYISSRPAGSHPLSWTQFTQVFLSKFVPRSERERKRAEFEGLQQNGMSVAEYEGKFHALARHASMILPTEAERVRRFVKGLIIPIHLGVSQVAASGVPFQKVVDAAKELEMIRREGFEQREGKRTRYSGYYGGAPPRSRGYLGRGYHPQSSKPIHVAIPASEAGYAGHNSSSLVHTSQGSSSRPVVRGGHSGHSGSSHQPASRRGCFECGDMGHFVRDCPRTRRGGLPQGSQASTSRAAQPPARGGAQNGRGGSLSGRPEAEASDAVITGIIPVCHRSATVLFDPGSTYSYVSTYFSPSLDILCESLNLSIRVSTPVGDSVVVDRVYRLCTVTLMGYETHADLKVLDMIDFDVILGIYWLSSYHAILNCHAKTITLAMPVIPIVEWRGSLSHPSKGVISFLKARQLVQRGCLAYLAHIRDTSIETPMLESIPVVSEFSEVFPIDFPGLPPDRDIDFCIDVEPGTQPISIPPYRMAPTELNELKEQLQDLLSKGFIPWGAPVLFVKKKMDLCGASVFSKIDLRSGYHQLKEEYEQHLRIVLGILKEKKLYAKFSKCYYRRFFEGFSSIASPLTRLTQKEVTFQWSDEYENLVVLAYMEARSSLLEKIRAQQFDDGDLCKIKDKKELGTRVDLSTAFHPQTDGQSERTIQVLEDMLRACVIDFGGQWDQFLPLAQ, from the exons atgactggctctgctaagcagtggtggagggattatattagtagtaggccagcTGGATCCCATCCTCTATCCTGGACTCAGTTTACTCAAgtatttctatccaaatttgttccacgcagtgagagggagcgcaagagggccgagtttgagggtttgcagcaaaatggtatgtcagttgcagagtatgagggtaaatttcatgccttggctaggcatgcttcgatgatacttcccactGAGGCTGAGAGGGTGAGAAGGTTTGTTAAAGGGCTGATTATTCCGATCCACCTAGGAGTTTCTCAAGTTGCTGCTTCAGGTGTTCCATTCcagaaagtggtagatgctgctaaggagttggagatgattcggcgtgagggatttgagcagcgagagggcaagaggactcgttattcaggttattatggtggtgctccgcCCAGGAGTCGGGGTTACTTGGGCAGAGGTTATCACCCTCAGTCCAGCAAACCCATTCATGTTGCTATACCAGCGTCTGAGGCTGGTTACGCTGGGCATAACTCTTCGAGCTTGGTGCATACTTCgcagggttcatcttctagacctgtAGTTCGTGGAGGGCATTCTGGTCATTCAGGTTCCTCTCATCAGCCTGCGTCTCGTAGGGGCTGTtttgagtgtggtgatatgggacactttgtgagagactgccctaggacCAGACGTGGTGGATTACCTCAGGGTTCTCAGGCTTCGACTTCCAGGGCTgcacaacctccagctaggggtggtgcacagaatggtagaggtggttctctttcag GTAGGCCAGAGGCTGAGGCTTCAGATGCTGTTATAACAGGTATTATTCCGGTTTGTCATCGATCAGCTACTGTATTATTCGATCcaggctctacttattcttatgtgtccacatatttttCTCCTAGTTTAGATATATTATGTGAGTCTCTTAATTTGTCGAtacgtgtctctactcctgtcgGGGATTCTGTGGTTGTAGATCGGGTGTATCGATTATGTACTGTTACCTTGATGGGGTATGAAACTCATGCAGATTTAAAGGTCTTagatatgatagattttgatgtgattctcgGTATATattggttatcttcttaccacgcaattttaaattgtcatgccaagaccattactttagctatgcctgtaattcctatagtagaatggagGGGTTCACTTAGTCACCCTTCTAAGGGTGTAatatcattccttaaggctcgtcagttggtacagagaggatgtttggcttacttggcccacattcgagatactagtattgagactcctatgcttgagtctattccagtagtgagtgaattttcagaagTATTTCCGATCGATTTTCcaggtcttccaccagatcgtgatattgatttttgtattgatgtggagccaggcactcagcctatttccattcctccttatcgtatggcaccgACTGAATTGAATGAGTTGAAGGAGCAGTTAcaggatttgttgagcaaaggttttattccttggggtgctccagtgttatttgtgaagaaaaagatggatctatgc ggtgcttcagttttctccaaaattgacttgagatctggctatcatcagctgaag GAGGAATACGAGCAgcatttgaggattgttcttgggattctaaaggagaagaagctttatgcaaagttttcaaagt gttattatcgacgATTTTTTGAGGGTTTCtcgtccattgcatctccattaactagattgacacagaaggaggtgacttttcagtggtctgacgaatatgag aatctggtggtgttggcttatatggaggctaggtcatccttgttggagAAGATTCGAgctcaacagtttgatgatggtgatttatgtaagattaaggacaag AAAGAGTTGGGCACTcgggtggatcttagtacagcctttcaccctcagactgatggtcaatctgagcggactattcaggttcttgaggatatgttgcggGCGTGTGTtattgactttggtggtcagtgggaccAGTTCTTGCCTCTAGcgcaataa
- the LOC138338056 gene encoding uncharacterized protein: MVIDESVSTTATNVTASVSSLIDSRNPLYLHPLDNPGAALVPILFNGGGYGSWRRSVLRALSAKNKLGFVNGDCKKPGVNSAHIRHWERCDDVVSSWILNSLSKEISDSVEYVNNSMELWKELEDRYDQTNGAKLYQIQRILII, translated from the coding sequence ATGGTGATTGATGAATCGGTATCAACTACTGCTACAAATGTCACAGCAAGTGTATCCAGTTTGATTGATTCAAGAAATCCGTTATACTTACATCCTTTGGATAATCCTGGCGCGGCACTTGTTCCAATCCTTTTTAATGGAGGAGGATATGGTTCATGGCGACGAAGTGTACTCCGTGCTTTATCAGCGAAGAACAAGCTAGGTTTCGTTAATGGCGATTGTAAGAAACCTGGAGTCAATTCAGCTCATATTCGGCACTGGGAACGTTGCGATGACGTGGTTTCATCGTGGATTCTCAATTCTCTGTCCAAGGAGATTTCTGATAGTGTAGAATATGTCAATAACTCGATGGAACTTTGGAAGGAACTTGAAGATCGATATGATCAGACGAACGGGGCAAAGCTGTATCAAATTCAAAGGATATTAATAATCTGA